From one Verrucomicrobiales bacterium genomic stretch:
- a CDS encoding DUF1080 domain-containing protein has translation MKQLTLGLVVISFLMAGCIAPPKASRKTSLFNGRDLTGWVAMHGGEWTVSERSIIGRNGVDWTTNPEKSGSWLRTEKSYRDFELELEYSINAKGNSGVFFHSGLDKNPAFTGHEVQILDDHGKEPKKYTSGSLYDVVAPSKNMSRPAGEWNQLTIRCQANHVTVTLNGTMIVQHDSQRNLEGYIGLQNHDAQAVVKFRNLWIREL, from the coding sequence ATGAAGCAACTGACTCTCGGTCTGGTCGTTATCTCATTCTTGATGGCGGGCTGCATCGCTCCTCCGAAGGCCTCCCGCAAGACTTCCCTCTTCAATGGCCGTGACCTCACCGGTTGGGTCGCCATGCACGGCGGGGAATGGACAGTCAGCGAGCGTTCCATCATCGGCCGCAATGGCGTCGATTGGACGACCAATCCCGAGAAGAGCGGATCCTGGCTGCGCACCGAAAAGAGTTACCGCGATTTTGAACTGGAGCTGGAGTATTCCATCAATGCCAAGGGCAACAGCGGCGTCTTCTTCCACTCGGGCTTGGACAAAAACCCGGCGTTCACGGGTCATGAAGTCCAGATCTTGGATGACCACGGCAAGGAACCCAAGAAATACACCTCCGGCTCGCTCTACGATGTCGTCGCTCCCTCCAAGAACATGTCTCGCCCAGCCGGAGAATGGAACCAACTAACGATCCGGTGCCAAGCCAACCACGTTACCGTGACTCTCAACGGAACGATGATCGTTCAGCATGACTCCCAACGGAACCTCGAAGGCTACATCGGCCTCCAAAACCATGATGCCCAAGCCGTGGTCAAGTTCCGCAACCTGTGGATCCGCGAACTTTAG
- a CDS encoding DUF1553 domain-containing protein — MGASSPIDRFVSQKLQGASLALNPSANAHTLIRRVAFILTGLPPSPAEIDTFVADRLPGAFERMVERYLASPRYGERWGKHWLDVAGYADSNGYFNADTDRPYAYRYRDYVIRSFNQDLPFDQFVREQIAGDELSGWKPGHPATAEIVRLLEATHYLRNGQDGSGESDGNPDEVRTDRYYALESAMQIMGSSLLGVTLQCAKCHDHKFEPISQKDYYSFQAFLYPAFHIEKWTKPNDRVVQAALPGQAEAWQAEEKRLDQQKELLQAEFSAWSAAHRPRGELVFQDSFDPGRPLRERWSNTAPGDDIPSGSPAVQLDSSDSPGAEVRDGRLWIREGGGSGDRWLSTKAAFDWRPAADGQWIQASFDLVSTSLALDSQGGGAERIGYVIAAHDFNDNSEVNGGNILIDGNPGGATAVHTDYPGSDAKSKGNLGASGYKPGHNYGIRITRKSTNEFLLEHLYDGAVDGESLKLSAEDLPRGGFAFEYCCGRSFIVDNVAIERSNESLPGWAATNAAFAKLLKERKKTLETATKAIAAQRTPKPGMIAWMTDSGPEAPQVRLLERGNHKTPGEPVEPVFFSMLAAKAPRGAGAFHKTATTTGRRTAWAQWLTEPDSVQAALLARVTVNRIWQHCFEIGLVATPENLGVSGAKPSHPELLDWLARQFIESGWSTKAVVRLILHSATFQQSSRPHDQGIAADPANQLLWRYPIHRLDAESIRDATLAVAGRLGPKAGGPYVPTPREGSGEVLVDESKPEAFSRSVFLQHRRTQVPTFLGNFDAPSVVFNCTRRASTTMPLQSLSLLNSEFSVKRAEDFAERLLREAGTDSDARQRIRQAFLLSAGREPDATELAHATQFITEQRRVYSDRPDAEQRTWADLCQSLLSLNSFLYLE; from the coding sequence GTGGGCGCATCTTCCCCCATCGACCGATTCGTCAGCCAGAAATTGCAGGGCGCGTCGCTCGCGCTGAACCCAAGCGCCAACGCTCACACGCTCATCCGGCGGGTGGCCTTTATTCTCACTGGGCTGCCGCCCTCGCCCGCCGAGATCGACACCTTTGTCGCAGACCGTCTGCCCGGGGCTTTCGAACGGATGGTGGAACGATATCTCGCGTCCCCGCGCTACGGGGAAAGGTGGGGGAAACACTGGCTGGATGTGGCCGGTTACGCGGACTCCAACGGCTATTTCAATGCCGATACCGACCGGCCGTATGCCTATCGGTATCGGGACTACGTGATTCGGTCCTTCAACCAAGATCTTCCCTTCGACCAGTTCGTCCGCGAGCAAATCGCCGGCGACGAGTTATCCGGCTGGAAACCCGGCCACCCCGCCACCGCCGAGATCGTTCGGCTACTGGAGGCGACCCATTACCTCCGCAATGGCCAGGATGGCTCGGGCGAGAGCGACGGTAATCCGGATGAGGTTCGGACCGACCGCTATTACGCGCTGGAGTCCGCGATGCAGATCATGGGCTCCAGCCTGCTGGGCGTCACACTGCAATGCGCCAAGTGCCACGACCATAAGTTTGAGCCGATCAGCCAAAAGGACTACTATTCGTTCCAGGCATTCCTGTATCCCGCCTTCCACATCGAAAAATGGACCAAGCCCAATGACCGAGTGGTGCAGGCCGCCCTCCCCGGCCAAGCAGAGGCCTGGCAGGCCGAAGAAAAACGTCTCGATCAACAGAAGGAGTTACTCCAAGCCGAATTCAGCGCCTGGTCGGCGGCGCATCGACCGCGCGGTGAACTGGTCTTCCAGGACTCGTTCGACCCGGGCCGCCCCCTGCGCGAGCGATGGTCGAATACAGCGCCGGGCGACGACATCCCAAGCGGTTCGCCGGCTGTGCAGCTGGACTCTTCCGACAGCCCGGGAGCCGAAGTTCGGGACGGCAGGCTCTGGATTCGCGAAGGCGGCGGTTCCGGAGACCGCTGGCTCAGCACGAAGGCTGCCTTCGATTGGCGGCCCGCCGCTGATGGTCAATGGATCCAAGCCAGCTTCGATCTCGTGTCCACCTCACTGGCTCTGGACAGCCAGGGCGGCGGGGCGGAGCGAATCGGCTATGTCATTGCCGCTCACGACTTCAACGACAATTCGGAGGTGAACGGCGGGAATATTCTGATCGATGGAAACCCAGGCGGAGCAACCGCAGTGCACACGGACTACCCGGGGAGCGATGCCAAGAGCAAGGGCAACCTCGGAGCCTCCGGATACAAACCCGGACACAACTACGGCATCCGCATCACTCGCAAGAGCACCAATGAGTTCTTGTTGGAGCATCTCTATGATGGCGCGGTCGATGGCGAGAGCTTGAAGCTGTCCGCCGAGGATCTGCCTCGCGGAGGGTTCGCCTTTGAATATTGCTGCGGACGCAGCTTCATCGTCGACAATGTGGCCATCGAACGATCCAACGAATCGCTGCCAGGTTGGGCCGCGACAAACGCGGCGTTTGCGAAGCTGCTCAAGGAACGCAAAAAGACTCTGGAGACAGCGACCAAGGCGATCGCGGCACAGCGAACTCCCAAGCCCGGGATGATCGCGTGGATGACCGACAGCGGTCCGGAGGCTCCCCAAGTGCGCTTGCTCGAGCGCGGCAACCATAAAACCCCGGGCGAGCCGGTGGAACCCGTCTTCTTCTCCATGCTGGCGGCAAAGGCTCCACGCGGCGCGGGGGCATTCCACAAAACAGCGACCACGACCGGACGTCGCACCGCGTGGGCACAGTGGCTTACCGAGCCCGACTCGGTTCAGGCGGCGCTACTCGCTCGCGTGACGGTCAATCGGATCTGGCAACACTGCTTCGAAATCGGGCTGGTGGCCACGCCGGAGAACTTGGGAGTCAGCGGTGCCAAGCCCTCGCACCCCGAGCTCCTGGATTGGCTGGCGCGACAGTTCATCGAATCGGGATGGAGCACCAAAGCTGTGGTGCGGCTCATCCTGCACTCTGCCACCTTCCAGCAATCCAGCCGCCCCCATGATCAGGGCATCGCCGCCGATCCTGCCAATCAGCTGCTGTGGCGATATCCCATCCATCGCCTGGACGCCGAGTCCATTCGCGATGCCACGCTCGCTGTCGCGGGCAGATTGGGCCCCAAAGCCGGAGGACCCTACGTCCCCACCCCACGGGAAGGATCCGGTGAGGTGCTGGTGGATGAGTCGAAACCGGAAGCGTTCTCGCGCTCGGTATTCCTCCAGCATCGGCGGACCCAGGTGCCGACCTTCCTCGGAAACTTCGATGCCCCCTCGGTGGTTTTCAATTGCACCCGTCGAGCCAGCACGACCATGCCACTGCAGTCGTTGAGCTTGCTCAACTCCGAGTTCTCGGTGAAGCGAGCAGAGGATTTCGCTGAGCGCTTACTGCGCGAAGCGGGCACTGACAGTGATGCTCGCCAGCGGATCCGACAGGCTTTTCTGCTCAGCGCCGGACGCGAACCCGACGCCACCGAGCTGGCGCACGCGACGCAATTCATCACCGAGCAGCGACGCGTTTATTCCGATCGCCCCGATGCTGAACAGCGAACCTGGGCGGATCTGTGCCAATCGCTGCTCAGCCTGAACTCGTTTCTTTACCTCGAATGA
- a CDS encoding DUF1501 domain-containing protein: protein MNAIESALSRRAFLGRSAGGLGAIALSQLLAGSRAGASNPAKPGHYQPKAKAIISLFQHGGPSQMDLFDYKPALNKWSGKPYPGGNLEIHFDKQAGNVLGAPYEFHRHGQCGMHLSELLPHTGSIADDITLVRSMTTGSVDHESALRIIHTGRFLAGLPTLGAWVLYGLGSENENLPAYVVLSDPGGLPVDGERNWSSGFLPAIYQGTPFRSGNSPVFNLQTPSKTPPQARLNQLNLLKALNQQHASHYPENTELNARIANFETAARMQSAVPEALDLSSESDATKKLYGLDNPVTEEYGRRCLLARRLIERGVRFVQLFLNGQPWDTHDKNAERLKGLCAKTDQPSAALVKDLKARGLLDSTVVLWTGEFGRLPVSQGKDGRDHNRHAFSLWVAGGGFKGGHVHGATDEFGYRSVEDVVSVPDFHATLLHTLGVDHKALSFPHEGRAASLTDFDVTSAHIVPSLLS from the coding sequence ATGAATGCCATCGAGTCTGCACTTTCACGACGCGCCTTCCTCGGTCGATCCGCCGGCGGGCTGGGTGCCATTGCCTTGTCACAACTCCTGGCGGGATCGCGAGCCGGCGCTTCCAATCCCGCCAAGCCGGGACACTACCAACCGAAGGCCAAGGCCATCATCAGTCTCTTCCAGCACGGCGGACCGAGCCAGATGGATTTGTTCGACTACAAACCCGCGCTGAACAAATGGAGCGGAAAGCCCTACCCCGGCGGCAACCTGGAGATTCATTTCGACAAGCAGGCCGGGAATGTCCTGGGAGCCCCCTATGAGTTTCATCGCCACGGGCAGTGTGGAATGCACCTATCGGAGTTGCTGCCGCACACGGGATCGATCGCGGACGACATAACCCTGGTTCGATCCATGACAACGGGGTCCGTGGACCACGAATCCGCGCTGCGAATCATTCACACCGGACGGTTTTTGGCCGGGCTGCCGACTCTGGGCGCTTGGGTGCTCTACGGGTTGGGCTCGGAGAATGAGAACCTACCGGCCTACGTGGTGTTGTCGGATCCCGGCGGGTTGCCGGTCGACGGCGAGCGGAATTGGTCATCGGGATTCTTGCCGGCCATCTATCAAGGAACGCCGTTCCGCAGTGGAAACTCCCCGGTGTTTAACCTGCAGACGCCCTCCAAGACTCCGCCACAGGCACGCCTGAATCAGCTCAACCTGTTGAAGGCCCTCAACCAGCAGCACGCGTCCCATTACCCGGAGAACACCGAACTCAACGCCCGCATCGCCAACTTCGAAACGGCCGCCCGCATGCAGAGCGCGGTTCCGGAGGCGCTGGATCTGTCGAGTGAATCGGACGCCACCAAGAAGCTCTACGGATTAGACAATCCGGTCACCGAGGAATATGGACGGCGCTGTCTGCTGGCTCGTCGGCTGATCGAGCGCGGGGTGCGCTTTGTGCAACTGTTCCTCAATGGCCAACCCTGGGACACGCACGATAAGAATGCCGAGCGATTGAAGGGGCTGTGCGCCAAAACCGATCAGCCCAGCGCAGCCCTCGTGAAGGACCTCAAGGCTCGGGGGCTGCTGGATTCCACGGTGGTGCTCTGGACCGGCGAGTTCGGCCGCTTGCCGGTGTCGCAGGGCAAGGACGGCCGGGATCACAATCGGCATGCCTTCTCGCTGTGGGTGGCGGGCGGAGGATTCAAGGGCGGACATGTGCACGGAGCCACGGACGAGTTCGGTTACCGTTCCGTCGAGGATGTCGTCAGCGTGCCCGATTTCCACGCCACCCTGCTCCACACCCTCGGGGTGGATCACAAGGCCCTCAGCTTTCCGCATGAAGGCCGGGCGGCCAGCCTGACCGACTTCGACGTCACCAGCGCGCACATCGTGCCGTCGCTGCTGAGTTGA